Within Hydrogenoanaerobacterium saccharovorans, the genomic segment AAACAATCTATCAAAAAATATAACGATTACCCTATTGACCTGCTGTTGCAAAACCGCTATGATAAGTTCAGAAAGATTGGCGAGTATGCAGAATAAAACGTTGGCACTGGTGAAAAACATCACCTTATATTTAAATTTATATAATTTTTAGAGGAGGAACTTTCTATGGTATTCGAGAAAGTAAGAGACATCATTGTTGATCAGCTGGACGTTGAGGAAGATGCAGTCACAATGGAGGCTAACATCATCGACGATCTCGGTGCAGATTCTCTTGATGTAGTAGATCTCGTAATGAGCCTTGAGGAAGAGTTCGATACCGAAATCCCGGATGAAGAAGTTGAAA encodes:
- a CDS encoding acyl carrier protein, with product MVFEKVRDIIVDQLDVEEDAVTMEANIIDDLGADSLDVVDLVMSLEEEFDTEIPDEEVENIKTVGDIVKFIEDQI